The following coding sequences lie in one Glycine soja cultivar W05 chromosome 16, ASM419377v2, whole genome shotgun sequence genomic window:
- the LOC114390061 gene encoding mitochondrial phosphate carrier protein 3, mitochondrial-like, producing the protein MAPVDSDTLGRHSLIPSYLYSSPSPQKKKMEASSFAIHSPRENRNIEMFSPSFYAACTVGGSLSCGPTHTGITPLDVVKCNIQIDPVKYKNTSTGFGVMFKEQGLRGFFRGWGPTLVGYSAQGAFKYGFYEFFKKYYSDIAGPEYATKYKTLIYLAGSASAELIAGVALCPFEAVKVRVQTQPGFARGLADGLPKLVRTEGVSGLYKGIVPLWGRQVPYTMMKFASYENIVEMIYKHAIPKPKYECSNSLQLGVSIVSGYMAGILCATVSHPADNLVSFLNNSKGATVGDAVKKLGLWGLFTRGLPLRILMVGTLTGAQWGIYDSFKVFVGLPTTGGVAPAAVLAPASAA; encoded by the exons ATGGCTCCCGTGGACTCTGACACTTTGGGGCGCCATTCTCTGATTCCGAGCTACCTCTATTCCTCTCCCTCGccgcagaagaagaagatggaggCTTCGAGTTTCGCCATTCATTCTCCGAGAGAGAATCGAAATATAGAGATGTTTTCGCCGTCGTTCTATGCTGCTTGCACCGTTGGTGGAAGCCTCAGCTGTGGCCCCACTCACACCGGCATCACACCTCTTGACGTTGTCAAATGTAACATACAG ATTGACCCTGTCAAGTACAAGAACACCAGCACTGGATTTGGAGTTATGTTTAAGGAGCAGGGACTAAGGGGCTTTTTCCGCGGGTGGGGACCTACCCTTGTTGGTTACAGTGCTCAGGGTGCCTTCAAATATGGATTCTATGAGTTCTTCAAGAAGTACTATTCTGACATAGCTGGTCCAGAGTATGCAACCAAGTACAAGACATTGATCTACCTAGCTGGATCCGCATCTGCCGAGTTGATTGCAGGTGTTGCTCTTTGCCCATTTGAGGCAGTGAAGGTCAGAGTTCAAACTCAGCCTGGTTTCGCTAGAGGCCTGGCTGATGGGCTACCAAAGTTGGTCAGAACTGAAGGAGTCTCAGG GTTGTACAAGGGAATTGTTCCTCTATGGGGAAGACAAGTTCCAT ATACAATGATGAAATTTGCTTCATATGAGAACATAGTTGAGATGATTTATAAGCATGCCATCCCCAAACCAAAATATGAATGCAGCAATTCCCTGCAACTAGGTGTGAGCATTGTCAGTGGATACATGGCTGGTATATTGTGTGCCACTGTCTCTCATCCCGCTGATAACCTCGTCTCTTTCCTGAACAATTCCAAAGGGGCAACGGTTGGTGAT GCTGTAAAGAAGCTTGGATTATGGGGTCTGTTTACCCGTGGTCTTCCTCTTCGTATTCTTATGGTTGGAACTCTCACTGGAGCACAATGGGGAATATATGATTCATTCAAAGTTTTTGTGGGGCT gCCAACCACTGGTGGTGTTGCTCCTGCTGCTGTTCTTGCTCCCGCTTCTGCTGCTTAG
- the LOC114390625 gene encoding uncharacterized protein LOC114390625: MGASQSVQVVEDSEEEEEEEEDERNLNGPLMGRAQLGNHMVKKVLEQEPEMLPCHASASPLSPQLSSLGTPRLGPSIKVWDPYNVLGPPPPLPSPPALSRSFSGNGMVAVADDEAVTEVFLISHGECELNLAPDLVGGRCPAAALTANGKRHARALAVFLKSQGVRFSAVYSSPLDRARSTAVSVCKEVNFSEEQIQSTDALAEISQGNWEGCLRSEIYTPEIQGLIDRFQPDFTAPSGESLRQVEFRMIHFLNGTVLALHEKLLDLSSHQNDNQAFAQNNSHALLTNSLHDQDGPSLPPNQWDLLNRHRPPFSRKKSGKSRLQFVTTTGDEIEDEISSGNVNHGSSLHNSGFSSFSPTVSCIGLFTHSLPIKCLLTGLLGCSPLMSHKFCIEDSSVTVLQHSLRTGWQIKRLNDTAHLRLL, encoded by the exons ATGGGTGCGAGTCAGTCAGTGCAAGTGGTGGAAGAcagcgaagaagaagaagaagaagaagaagatgagaggAACCTCAACGGGCCCTTGATGGGCCGGGCCCAATTGGGCAACCACATGGTGAAGAAGGTTCTGGAACAGGAGCCCGAGATGCTGCCGTGCCACGCGTCGGCGTCTCCGCTCTCGCCGCAGCTCTCGTCCCTCGGGACGCCGCGGCTCGGCCCCTCGATCAAGGTCTGGGACCCCTACAACGTCCTTGGCCCGCCGCCCCCGCTTCCGTCGCCGCCCGCGCTGTCCCGGAGCTTTTCGGGGAACGGGATGGTCGCCGTGGCGGACGACGAGGCGGTGACGGAGGTTTTCCTGATCAGCCACGGCGAGTGCGAGCTGAATCTGGCGCCGGATTTGGTTGGCGGCCGCTGCCCCGCCGCCGCACTGACGGCCAACGGGAAGCGCCATGCCAGGGCTCTGGCCGTGTTTCTCAAGTCGCAGGGGGTTCGGTTCAGCGCCGTGTATTCGTCCCCGCTGGATCGGGCGCGGTCCACGGCGGTGTCGGTGTGCAAG GAAGTCAATTTTTCAGAGGAACAAATTCAATCCACAGATGCTCTTGCAGAGATTAGTCAAGGGAATTGGGAAGGCTGCCTTCGATCAGAAATATATACTCCCGAAATTCAGGGCTTAATTGACAGGTTCCAGCCAGATTTTACTGCACCTTCTGGTGAATCACTTAGACAAGTAGAATTCCGGATGATTCACTTCTTAAATGGAACTGTCCTTGCATTACATGAAAAACTATTAGATTTATCATCACATCAAAATGACAACCAGGCATTTGCACAGAACAACTCCCATGCTCTTCTCACTAACTCACTTCACGACCAAGATGGACCTTCTCTCCCTCCAAACCAATGGGATTTGCTCAACAGGCACCGGCCTCCATTCTCAAGGAAAAAGTCTGGTAAGAGCAGACTACAATTTGTGACAACCACTGGTGATGAAATTGAAGATGAAATTTCTTCTGGCAATGTAAACCACGGAAGTTCTCTGCATAATTCTGGTTTCAGCAGCTTTTCACCAACTGTGTCTTGTATAGGACTATTTACTCATTCTCTGCCAATTAAGTGTCTCCTGACTGGCCTTCTTggatgtagccctctgatgtcACATAAGTTTTGCATAGAAGACTCTTCAGTGACTGTGTTGCAGCATTCTCTGAGAACTGGTTGGCAGATAAAAAGGCTGAATGATACTGCACACCTTAGGCTTCTCTAG
- the LOC114390091 gene encoding transcription factor ICE1-like: protein MLPTRALTHTLGVPWTEPENDAVTGDAALLASFKSMLDRDWYMDQPHCDFLQNDAAFLEHPLGSSSSSSSSLPQQQHFVVPPKPCYFNVNGNGPLECGFELGSQSSFLAPFPVNALELSLDPEFPASKPGGGLIRREEKQRPLDALAPSTLYQKRTERWREAGKAEELAMPPPPPPQLAMEKRRKRGEQGEDEGGLNYESGEDMKLEENGVDANNNDNDNDDDDDDDDGDGDGDNGNGGGGGGDQKGKKKKKKKMPAKNLMAERRRRKKLNDKLYMLRSVVPNISKMDRASILGDAIDYLRELQVRITDLNHELESGPPGSSLPPAASFHPVTPTLPTLPCRVKEEICPISLPSPKNQSAKVEVTVREGGAVNIHMFCAHRPGLLLSTMRAMDSLGLDVQQAVISCFNGFSLDVFRAEQCREGQDVLPEQIKEVLLDTAGFHGMM, encoded by the exons ATGCTTCCAACGAGAGCTCTCACTCACACTCTCGGCGTTCCCTGGACGGAGCCCGAAAACGACGCCGTTACAGGGGACGCCGCTCTCTTAGCGTCGTTCAAGTCAATGCTGGACCGTGACTGGTACATGGACCAACCTCACTGTGATTTTCTCCAAAACGACGCTGCGTTTTTGGAGCACCCTTTGGgttcgtcttcttcttcttcttcttctctgccTCAGCAGCAACACTTCGTGGTGCCGCCAAAACCGTGCTACTTCAACGTGAACGGGAATGGTCCTTTGGAATGTGGCTTCGAGTTGGGGTCTCAGAGCAGTTTCCTCGCCCCGTTTCCCGTGAACGCGCTCGAGCTCAGTCTGGACCCCGAGTTCCCGGCGAGCAAACCCGGTGGTGGGTTGATTCGCCGGGAAGAGAAGCAGCGGCCTCTCGACGCACTTGCTCCATCCACTCTGTATCAGAAGCGGACGGAGCGGTGGCGAGAGGCCGGGAAGGCGGAGGAATTGGCGATGCCGCCACCGCCGCCACCGCAGTTGGCGATggagaagaggaggaagagggGTGAGCAGGGGGAGGATGAGGGAGGGTTGAATTATGAGTCTGGTGAGGATATGAAGTTGGAGGAGAATGGTGTTGATGCAAATaacaatgataatgataatgatgatgatgatgatgatgatgatggtgatggtgatggtgaTAATGggaatggtggtggtggtggtggagaccagaaggggaagaagaagaagaagaagaagatgccgGCGAAGAATCTCATGGCGGAGAGGAGGCGGAGGAAGAAGCTCAATGATAAGTTGTACATGTTAAGGTCTGTTGTGCCTAATATTAGCAAG ATGGATAGGGCCTCAATACTAGGGGATGCCATTGACTACTTAAGGGAGTTACAAGTGCGAATTACTGATCTTAATCATGAACTAGAATCAGGCCCGCCTGGCTCATCCCTTCCACCTGCTGCAAGCTTTCACCCTGTGACACCCACTCTGCCTACCCTTCCCTGCCGGGTGAAGGAAGAAATATGTCCTATCTCTCTGCCAAGTCCTAAAAACCAATCAGCAAAG GTGGAGGTTACGGTAAGGGAAGGGGGAGCTGTCAATATCCATATGTTTTGTGCCCACAGACCAGGTCTTTTACTTTCTACCATGAGGGCAATGGATAGCCTTGGATTGGATGTTCAGCAGGCCGTAATCAGTTGTTTCAATGGTTTTTCTTTAGATGTGTTTAGAGCTGAG CAATGCCGAGAAGGCCAGGATGTCCTTCCAGAGCAAATTAAAGAAGTATTGTTGGACACAGCAGGTTTCCATGGAATGATGTGA
- the LOC114389958 gene encoding uncharacterized protein LOC114389958 — MATSSKLSSFVFVLVVLANSLVLSSSTEPTISASPKPYVTAPGITSFFPRPSADRPMNWAAPPEEEASSPPPVPSSGEFVGKKSSGSSRLDCAAAIVGTLLCSFLISSIVV, encoded by the coding sequence ATGGCTACTAGCTCCAAGTTATCTTCCTTTGTCTTTGTGCTTGTCGTGTTAGCCAATTCACTAGTTCTCAGCTCAAGTACTGAGCCAACAATTTCAGCTTCTCCAAAACCTTATGTAACAGCACCTGGTATTACCTCTTTTTTTCCCAGGCCAAGTGCTGATAGACCTATGAATTGGGCAGCTCCTCCTGAGGAAGAGGCATCCTCGCCGCCACCAGTGCCAAGTTCTGGTGAGTTTGTTGGGAAGAAGTCTTCCGGTTCATCTAGGTTGGATTGTGCAGCTGCCATTGTTGGCACCCTGCTCTGCAGTTTCTTGATATCTAGCATAGTTGTTTGA